In one window of Calypte anna isolate BGI_N300 chromosome 1, bCalAnn1_v1.p, whole genome shotgun sequence DNA:
- the TOM1 gene encoding target of Myb protein 1 isoform X1: MDFLLGNPFSSPVGQRIERATDGSLRSEDWALNMEICDIINETEEGPKDAFRAIKKRIVGNKNFHEVMLALTVLETCVKNCGHRFHVLVSSQDFVEGVLVRTILPKNNPPTIVHDKVLTLIQSWADAFRSSPDLTGVVAVYEDLRRKGLEFPMTDLDMLSPIHTPQRTVFSSNSPSGQNSPAANSPQQMESILHPVTLPTGRGDGPITPTPEQIGKLRSELEVVNGNMKVMSEMLTELVPSQAEPSDLELLQELNRTCRAMQLRVLELIPRVLHEQLTEELLLVNDNLNNVFLRYERFERLRTGQPVKAPNEAENNLVDLGPSTPAVKQPEVTNNLSSQLAGMNLGSSSVSTGLHSLDTSGKLEEEFDMFALTRGSSLAEQRREVKYEDPQASKGLAGALDARQQNTGAGESGRDDGAQLAKWMMRQGMVPVPQANFMEDIEKWLSTDVGESEDAKGVTSEEFDKFLEERAKVADQLPTLSSSSAGTPVSPPAASHHRKQTKEDDAMFAL; this comes from the exons ATGGACTTTCTCCTGGGGAACCCCTTCAGCTCCCCCGTGGGGCAGCGCATCG agagAGCTACTGATGGGTCCCTGCGGAGCGAGGACTGGGCTCTCAACATGGAGATCTGCGACATCATTAACGAGACTGAAGAAGG GCCAAAAGATGCTTTCCGAGCCATTAAGAAGAGAATTGTAGGGAATAAGAACTTCCATGAAGTTATGCTGGCTTTGACG GTCCTGGAGACATGTGTCAAAAACTGTGGCCATCGTTTCCATGTCCTTGTGTCCAGCCAGGACTTTGTTGAAGGCGTCCTGGTGAGAACAATCCTGCCAAAGAACAATCCACCTACCATAGTGCACGACAAGGTGCTGACCCTCATCCAG TCCTGGGCAGATGCCTTCCGCAGCTCACCAGACTTGACCGGTGTCGTTGCTGTCTATGAAGACCTGAGACGGAAGGGCCTGGAGTTCCCCATGACTGATCTGGATATGCTGTCACCCATCCACACACCACAGAGG ACTGTGTTCAGCTCCAACTCCCCATCTGGGCAGAACTCACCTGCAGCCAACTCCCCTCAGCAGATGGAGTCCATCCTCCACCCTGTCACCCTGCCCACTGGGAGAGGCGACGGACCCATCACACCCACACCAGAGCAG ATCGGGAAGCTGCGCAGTGAGCTGGAAGTGGTGAATGGGAACATGAAGGTCATGTCAGAGATGTTGACAGAGCTGGTGCCATCCCAGGCTGAGCCTTCTgatctggagctgctgcag GAGCTGAATCGGACATGCAGAGCCATGCAGCTGCGTGTGCTGGAGCTGATTCCCCGTGTCCTTCATGAGCAACTCACCGAGGAGCTGCTCCTTGTCAATGACAACCTCAACAACGTGTTTCTGCGCTATGAAAG GTTTGAGCGTCTTCGGACAGGACAGCCTGTTAAG GCACCAAATGAGGCAGAGAACAACTTGGTTGACCTGGGACCCAGTACTCCTGCAGTGAAACAGCCTGAAGTCACCAACAACCTTTCCTCTCAGCTGGCTGGAATGA ACCTGGGCTCAAGCAGCGTAAGCACAGGCCTGCACTCCCTCGACACCTCTGGCAAGCTGGAAGAAGAGTTTGATATGTTTGCCCTGACTCGTGGCAGCTCGCTGGCTGAGCAGCGCAGAGA GGTAAAGTATGAAGATCCCCAAGCCTCCAAAGGACTTGCTGGTGCCCTGGATGCCCGGCAGCAGAACACAGGAGCG GGCGAGTCTGGTAGAGATGATGGAGCCCAGCTGGCCAAGTGGATGATGCGGCAAGGAATG GTGCCGGTTCCCCAAGCCAATTTCATGGAAGACATAGAAAAGTGGCTCTCCACTGATGTG gGAGAGTCAGAGGATGCAAAAGGTGTCACCAGCGAAG AGTTTGACAAGTTTCTGGAAGAGCGAGCAAAAGTTGCGGACCAGCTACCAACTTTGtccagctcctcagcagggacacctgtctcccctcctgctgccagccatCATCGGAAGCAAACAAAGGAAGATGATGCTATGTTTGCCTTGTGA
- the TOM1 gene encoding target of Myb protein 1 isoform X2 translates to MDFLLGNPFSSPVGQRIERATDGSLRSEDWALNMEICDIINETEEGPKDAFRAIKKRIVGNKNFHEVMLALTVLETCVKNCGHRFHVLVSSQDFVEGVLVRTILPKNNPPTIVHDKVLTLIQSWADAFRSSPDLTGVVAVYEDLRRKGLEFPMTDLDMLSPIHTPQRTVFSSNSPSGQNSPAANSPQQMESILHPVTLPTGRGDGPITPTPEQIGKLRSELEVVNGNMKVMSEMLTELVPSQAEPSDLELLQELNRTCRAMQLRVLELIPRVLHEQLTEELLLVNDNLNNVFLRYERFERLRTGQPVKAPNEAENNLVDLGPSTPAVKQPEVTNNLSSQLAGMNLGSSSVSTGLHSLDTSGKLEEEFDMFALTRGSSLAEQRREVKYEDPQASKGLAGALDARQQNTGAVPVPQANFMEDIEKWLSTDVGESEDAKGVTSEEFDKFLEERAKVADQLPTLSSSSAGTPVSPPAASHHRKQTKEDDAMFAL, encoded by the exons ATGGACTTTCTCCTGGGGAACCCCTTCAGCTCCCCCGTGGGGCAGCGCATCG agagAGCTACTGATGGGTCCCTGCGGAGCGAGGACTGGGCTCTCAACATGGAGATCTGCGACATCATTAACGAGACTGAAGAAGG GCCAAAAGATGCTTTCCGAGCCATTAAGAAGAGAATTGTAGGGAATAAGAACTTCCATGAAGTTATGCTGGCTTTGACG GTCCTGGAGACATGTGTCAAAAACTGTGGCCATCGTTTCCATGTCCTTGTGTCCAGCCAGGACTTTGTTGAAGGCGTCCTGGTGAGAACAATCCTGCCAAAGAACAATCCACCTACCATAGTGCACGACAAGGTGCTGACCCTCATCCAG TCCTGGGCAGATGCCTTCCGCAGCTCACCAGACTTGACCGGTGTCGTTGCTGTCTATGAAGACCTGAGACGGAAGGGCCTGGAGTTCCCCATGACTGATCTGGATATGCTGTCACCCATCCACACACCACAGAGG ACTGTGTTCAGCTCCAACTCCCCATCTGGGCAGAACTCACCTGCAGCCAACTCCCCTCAGCAGATGGAGTCCATCCTCCACCCTGTCACCCTGCCCACTGGGAGAGGCGACGGACCCATCACACCCACACCAGAGCAG ATCGGGAAGCTGCGCAGTGAGCTGGAAGTGGTGAATGGGAACATGAAGGTCATGTCAGAGATGTTGACAGAGCTGGTGCCATCCCAGGCTGAGCCTTCTgatctggagctgctgcag GAGCTGAATCGGACATGCAGAGCCATGCAGCTGCGTGTGCTGGAGCTGATTCCCCGTGTCCTTCATGAGCAACTCACCGAGGAGCTGCTCCTTGTCAATGACAACCTCAACAACGTGTTTCTGCGCTATGAAAG GTTTGAGCGTCTTCGGACAGGACAGCCTGTTAAG GCACCAAATGAGGCAGAGAACAACTTGGTTGACCTGGGACCCAGTACTCCTGCAGTGAAACAGCCTGAAGTCACCAACAACCTTTCCTCTCAGCTGGCTGGAATGA ACCTGGGCTCAAGCAGCGTAAGCACAGGCCTGCACTCCCTCGACACCTCTGGCAAGCTGGAAGAAGAGTTTGATATGTTTGCCCTGACTCGTGGCAGCTCGCTGGCTGAGCAGCGCAGAGA GGTAAAGTATGAAGATCCCCAAGCCTCCAAAGGACTTGCTGGTGCCCTGGATGCCCGGCAGCAGAACACAGGAGCG GTGCCGGTTCCCCAAGCCAATTTCATGGAAGACATAGAAAAGTGGCTCTCCACTGATGTG gGAGAGTCAGAGGATGCAAAAGGTGTCACCAGCGAAG AGTTTGACAAGTTTCTGGAAGAGCGAGCAAAAGTTGCGGACCAGCTACCAACTTTGtccagctcctcagcagggacacctgtctcccctcctgctgccagccatCATCGGAAGCAAACAAAGGAAGATGATGCTATGTTTGCCTTGTGA